AGGCCGACCGCAGAGCCCTGCTACGCGGCGCCGCCGAAGCCGGCGCCCGCGTCCGCACCGCCGTCCGGCACGCGGCCGAGGCCGGCGTGAACGACCTGGCACCGGACGGCCGCCCCCGCGCCATCCTCATCGCAGGACCCGGCGCCGCCGCGGTCTGCGTGGCCGACCTCCTCGGCACCCTCGCCGGCGCCGCGTGCCCCGTCATCCGGCTGGCGCCCACCGGAGTGGCCCCCGCCGCGGGCGCCCTGCGCTGGGAACTCCCCGGCTGGGCCGGCTCCGTGGACCTCCTCCTCATCGCCACCCCGGACGGCAGCGAACCCGGCCTCTCCCTCCTCGTCGAGCAGGCCTACCGCAGGGGCTGCACCGTCGCCGCCGTGGCCCCCGCCCACTCGCCGCTCAGCGAAGCGGCCGTCGCCGCGCACAGCCTGTTCGTCCCCCTGGCGACCGCCCCCTACGAGCAGGACGAACAACCCCCCGTGGCTGCCTCCGCGCCCGGCGTCCTGTGGGCCCTGCTCACCCCGCTCCTCGCCCTCCTCGACCGCATCGCCCTGATCTCCGCCCCGCCCGAGGAGCTCGACAAGGTCGCCGACCGGCTCGACCAGGTCGCCGAACGCTGCGGACCCGCCGTCGCCACCTACAGCAACCCGGCGAAGACCCTGGCCGCCGAACTCGCCGACACACTCCCGGTGATCTGGACCGAAGGGACCTCGGCCGGCCCCGCGGGCCGCCGCTTCGCCGCCGCCCTCGCCGAACTCGCCGGCCGCCCCGCCCTCGTCGCCGAACTCCCCGAGGCCCTCGCCGAGCACAACGCGCTGCTGGCAGGCCCGCTCGCCGCCAGCGCCGACCCGGACGACTTCTTCCGCGACCGCGTCGAGGAACCGCCCGCCCTGCACGCGCGCGTGGTGCTGCTGCGGGACCGTCCGATCGGCGGCCTGACCGCCGCCCCGTCCGCCCGCGAACTGGCCCTCAGCCACGACACGCCGATCAGCGAACTCGAACCCGAGGAAGGCGGCGAACTCGTCACCCTCGCCGAACTCATCGCCACCACGGACTTCGCCGCCGTCTACCTGGCGCTCGCCTCCGGAGCCTGACGAGCCGGCGTCAAGGCCACGGAACGGCCGTCCGCGTCCGTCCACGGCCGACCACCCACGCCCGACGCCGGCACGCCCCCCCCCCGCATGACCGACGACCGAACGACAGCCGACCGACAACCGACCCACCGACGACGGACGGGCAGCCGGAGAGAGACCACATGGACCGCCTCGACAACACCGTCCGCCCCTACGCCTGGGGTTCCCCCACCGCGATCCCGCACCTGCTCGGCGTCGAGCCCACCGGCGAACCGCAGGCCGAGATGTGGATGGGCGCCCACCCCGGCGCGCCCTCCCGCACCGA
The window above is part of the Streptomyces sp. NBC_00425 genome. Proteins encoded here:
- a CDS encoding SIS domain-containing protein, yielding MLDDSLLDTPDALTEADRRALLRGAAEAGARVRTAVRHAAEAGVNDLAPDGRPRAILIAGPGAAAVCVADLLGTLAGAACPVIRLAPTGVAPAAGALRWELPGWAGSVDLLLIATPDGSEPGLSLLVEQAYRRGCTVAAVAPAHSPLSEAAVAAHSLFVPLATAPYEQDEQPPVAASAPGVLWALLTPLLALLDRIALISAPPEELDKVADRLDQVAERCGPAVATYSNPAKTLAAELADTLPVIWTEGTSAGPAGRRFAAALAELAGRPALVAELPEALAEHNALLAGPLAASADPDDFFRDRVEEPPALHARVVLLRDRPIGGLTAAPSARELALSHDTPISELEPEEGGELVTLAELIATTDFAAVYLALASGA